The sequence below is a genomic window from Dromaius novaehollandiae isolate bDroNov1 chromosome 7, bDroNov1.hap1, whole genome shotgun sequence.
GCAGCGGCTGGGGACAGCTGTCGGGAAAGAAGCAATGTTTTCACATGGGCAGAGAGCAGGGAATGGGGGAAACACTGCACTGCAGGATACATGCAGATGTGAGCAGAGAGGGTCCAGGGGCAGGATGCCATGAGACTCTTGGGTCCCACAGCCCAGCCCATGTTTCATTACCCATCTCTGTATTATGCTGCTCCTTCCCAAGCAAAAGGCCCGAGCAGCTCCCAGTACAGCCCCATGGTGCTCTGTATCGTACCTTTGAAGTGCTGTGCTCGGGGCACCTTGGCTTTCTCAGGAGCCTCCTTCCCATCCTCTTTGGTCTCACCCTCATAGGGGCTCTCTCCATCCTCCTCAAGCGACTCATCCCCACCGCTCTCCGAGTCCTCTTCTCCAGTTGATGCCTTCTGCCCCTCCAAGGAGCCctccctggtgcctgcaggctctgctggccTGGCTGCTTCTGCCACTGCTTCCCAGCCAGGGTGGCAACTCCCTGCATCTTCCTGCCCTTCTTCTGCTTCAAAGCCGGAAGAGAGATCACAGATCACGTTCCAGGTGAGAAGCAGCCACCACCCCTTGCCCACAGATGTGTAAGAAACTTCCTGCTGAGACAAGGGGGCTCTCCAGGGCCATGTGTGGCCTCTCCACAAACCATACTGCAGCAGggaaagagctgcagaaagctgCTGGACTGCAGGGCTCCCCCAGCCCTCCAACAGCACAGCCTGGACTCCCACTCCTCCCAGTTGCAACTGGGATACACAGACCTAGCCaggccctgcagcacccacaggcTCCAACCCTGCCCAGGACAGGCCTCCCCACCCAGCCTTGCCCCTGGCCCAACCGAGCCATACCTGACAGCAGGACACAGGGCTGCTCAAGGCCGGTCCTGGCCGGGGCGGCGGAGCTGCAGGCACTTTCTGTTGCCCGCATCTCGGCGGGGGGCTCCGCTGCGTGGCCCTTCCTGTGCTGCCAGAAGAGCTTGGCATTGGCAGTGACAAAGTCGCAGTGGCTGCAGTGGAAGGGGAGGTGGGTGCGGTGGTGCTGCTCCATGGCCGGGCGGCTTGGGAAGAGCAGGGGGCAGGTCCGATAGGCGCAGGACACAGGGGAGGCTCTGTGCACGTGACGCAGGTGGCTGCGCAGTTGCTTGCGGTCCTCTGTGGCGAAGTGGCAGCCCTtctcagggcagggcagggctcccTGCGGGCCACGGTGGGTCCTGAAATGCTCCTTGAGTTCGCCAGGCTGCACAAATGCCTCCCGGCAGATGGGGCACAGCAGGGGCTCAGGGGCAGAGCCCTCCTGCCCACCTGCTCCCGGCGGCTCCTCGCTCCTTGCCTCGCTCTGCTCCTCGCTGGCGGGTGCCGACAGCACCCCAGCAAGCTCCAGTTGTCCTGAGgatgccagcagcaggcactggtGCTGGGACAGCAGGGAGGGCTCTGGGAAACTCTGGCTGCACCTCTCGCAGAAATACAGCTCCACCACTTTGACCAGCACCTCTGCACAGAGTCAAGGGTAAGCATTAGAAAGAGCTTTTGCCTGCCCCAGGGCTTGGGACTGGTGGTTTAATTCCAGCTTGGGACTTGAAGGATAAAACCCTGTGACCATGAATTACAGTTCAAGAACTATagctttttcccctccctgggTATCCCGGGATGCATGTTCCCGTCAGAAAAGGGACAGCATCCTCTAGCAATGACGATCACCAGATCCCTCCCTTAGCACCTTCTAGGCACCCAGGGCTGTGAGACcagctcagctctgtttctaGCAGGATGCTGGCCACATTGGACATGGGTACAAATCACGCTGGGagaggcagcaggctctgggacGGAGACTTCTGCCTGGGACAGTCCAGAGCAACCCCATCAGGGGGCACAAGGCTCCTGTAGGCACCCTTCCCCATCTGCACACCTAGTTTGAGCCACCaggatgtccccagggtgctAGCTAGAGGGGACAGGGCTGGAGAGTCACCCCACGTTGCCCTGGCTGGACTTCTCTCCCTCCAACGAGCCCCCAGAGCCCCACACTGCCCTCCCCGCACCCTGTACCTGTGGCATTGGCTGCATTGCTCAGTGCCACATTGCCAGCAACAGCCTCGATGAATATTTCCATGTTGCTTCCTTCTGCATGAACCCCTTCTCCAGGCATCGAGGCCTCGGTCAGCAGCAACCTCTGGCTTACAGTCAGTGGGGGTGTCCCAGTCAGGCCAGCGCTGGCAGCACCGGAGCTTCCCACAGCTCCTACATCTCCCGGTGTGGGCAGGAGCAGCTCCGAGCACAAGGCCTCCATCTCCCCACCAGCAGCCTCAGACGCAGCTGTTTCCACACTCATTGCCTTTTATCTGCTGCTGGGCACTGGCTCTGTGCTGGGCAAGAGGGTTTATGGCTCTGAAACAGATGAAAGAGCTTAAATGAAGGTGAATCCAGGAGCCCAGGGATCCTACAGGACCAGGGATCCCAGCACTGCCTGTCTGAGGTCTGTGGGACAGGGGCCAGcggccagccctgctctgcacagctccaAGCTCATCTGAGCCACGACGAGGGCCATGCCACAGCAGCAGGTAGGAAACAGCACCCTGAGCGTGTAGCACGTGGGTGAGAGCTGCAAGTCTGGACAGGCTGGAGGCATCCCAAGTTGGGAAGCTCACAGTGCCCCACCAACCCTAAGTGTTCAGCCAGTCTGACTGCAAGACAGCCTCAGTGACACAGCCAGGTCCTGATGTCGCAGCCCAGATCTGCCTGAGCAGAAGCATTGACAGGATTATCCCTGTGACCAGCCTCGGCCCCATCACCCAGATCTACCCAGGGCCAGGCCTGGATCCCTCCCCAGTCTGggtgcctgcagagctgctgcccacgAGTACTGACCACCCAGACCCAACAGCAACTGCTGCGCCCCTAGCGCTTCGCAGCAACTCGAGCTTGGCCTCGCTCCAGGGCTTCCTCAACACCAGCTGTGACAACAAGgctatttccagtgcaggggtcCCATCCAAGCACCTAAATCACCCTTGTgtccctgcagcagggcagggcctgggCACATCTGCAAGGTGCACAGCAAAAGCCAGAAGCCACAGACACACAGAGCCCCTCACTGCGCACATCCCTGGCCCAAGGGACATCCTTGCAGCATGGAGTGCTTCCCAACACCCACCATCTCCCTGGACCTTATCTTGCACACAGCAGGAATGTACCTAGACAGCAGGCATGTGCACAGAGCAAAGATGCTGCCCCATTTGCAGCACATGGTACCCCAGGGTCCTCTTCCCAGTGGGCAAAATCCCCCAGACCTGCTTCCTTATCCTTCTTGCCAAACCTGCCTGATCCCCTTCAGCAACTTTGCGCTCCCCTGGATTGCCTCTTTTCCTTGTCCTAAACAGGTAGCAGCGGTGCTCAGAGCACCCCAGGATGAGAAAGCCAGCTCTGCCCCACTGCAGTCATCCGTGGGTGCTGGGAGGCTTGAGGGGAGCTGTGcctggggcacccagggccccGGGATACAGGGCAATGCAGCCCCCACGTGAGGCTGGTGGTAGCCCCCTTCGCCCCTGTCCCTCACAGGCCCCTGCGGCCCCTGGCCATGCCCCAATCCCCTCCCCAGGGAGCTTCTTCCAtcagcacccacctcctctcCCACGGGTGCCTCCATCCTGCTCCCCAGGGGACCACTACTCCTCTCCACTCACCCTAAACCCCTGTGGGGAGCCCCTGCCCCGGGGAaaggcccctgccctgggtctccCCAGCGCTCCCTCCCGGGGGGAAGAAGAGGGGCGGTCCCTCCGTGCCTCAAGGTACCCTCCAagccccctgcccctcccccccccaaaaaacacgcCCTCCGCCCCCCAACACACCTcagcgccccctcctgccctcgatgcccccgggccccgcgccccgcaccCCGCACCCCACCGCTGCCCCCGATGCCCCCAGCCCCCACCTGCGGGCCCGCCGCCACatgccccccggcgccgcgcatCTCGATGGTGCCCGCCGCGCACCGGGCAGGAGGGAGCGCCGCCCTTTGTGCGGCTCACCCAACcgctctgccccgccgcccccgctccctGGCCCCGCTCTATGGTGAGTGCCGGGAGTGGGCCGGAAGCGACGGCGGCGGAAGTGCGGGCCGGAACCATAGAGAGcagggccgggcgggagcggcgctgcGCGGAGGTGAGGGGCAGCGGGCCTTGCGGTGGGGCCGAGGCTGCCGTGGACGGGGGGCGAGTTCCGGCCGTGGGCATGGGGGAACCCCTCTGCGGGCTCTAGCCCCGCTGTGGGGCAGAGACCCCGCTGCGGGGGGCGCACGAGGCCCCGCTATGGGGCAGAGACCCTGCTGTGGGCGGGGGGGCACAAGGCCCCGCTATGGGGCAGAGACCCTGCTGGGATGGGGCAGAAGGCCCTGCTATGAGGCAGAGACCCTGCTGGGATGGGGCACAAGGCTCTGTTATGGGGCAGAGACCCTGCTGGGATGGGGCACAAGGCTGTGTTATGGGGCAGAGACCCTGCTGGGATGGGGCACAAGGCCCTGCTATGAGGCCCAGACCCTGCTGGGATGGGGCAGAGGCCGTGCCGTGGGATGGAAGCCTTGTTCTGGGCATGGGGGATGTTCTGGGCAGGTGCAGGAGAGGGAGCCTTGCTGCAAGCACAGCTCTGTCATGGGGGAGGTGGGGTCCCGCTCTGGGGAGCAGGTCATGCTGCAGTGGCAGTCCTGTCAGGGATGTGGGGTCAGGCACTGTGATGGGTCGTGGGAAGCAGACTGTGCCGTGGGGTGAGCCCTGACTCGGGATGGGTCAGAGCTTGCTGGAGTTTTGGCCCTCCGGTCCCTCTGTGGGGAGTGCGTGTGTGTCTGGGGTGAAGCATCTGCTCTGCCTGGCAGACCCGAGCTGGAGAGCGTTCAGGCCCCCTAAGTGCAGTGTCAGTGCCCCTCGCCCAGCACTGAAGGCTGGGATGTTTAAAGAGCTTTGGAGTGACCACGGGAAATGCAACCCTCAGCTGTACAATAAGCCTGCTCCCTTTCACGTCCCTTTAGTTCACCATAAAACCAAAGGCCTCCATAAAAGATCTGAGCAAAGGAGAGCTTCGGAGGTTGGGTCCCAGCCTGAACCCTTTCTCTGGTTCAATACGCACAAACCACCGCTCATTTTGAAGTCCGTGCAGCTGGCCTGCCAGCATCGATATGGAGGTGCTGCTTCCTTTCCCGTCACATACCAGTTGCTAGCAGCAAAGAACATGCTCTCAGGCTTGGCCTGTGGATGCGTTTCAGCTTGTTCAGGCAATAAATCATAAATAATTGCAGTGCTGAGTGATATCCAGCTGTGTAAAGAACAAAACAGCGTAAAACTTGGGGCTTGGTATCTTGGCAAATGCTCTCGTGCTTGaccagctcctggctgctttctgcctGCATTTTAGCATCCCAGTGGCTTGCAGAAAGGGAGGAGGTTCCTACAGACAGTCTCTGATAATAGGCCAAGCTGGTAGCTCTGTGTTCAGGATCAAAGTGACTCTCCACAGCCCTGAAAAACCTGCAGTAAGTGGTGGGGACAGAGTGTGACCTGTGCCCAGAAGGAGACAGGCTCGTGGTCAGCGTAGTCTGGGGGGACTGGATGCCATGTGCAGCTGTGCCTTGCTGCTAACAGCTACTGGGAGGCTACGGCCAGTTTGCAGCAACATCTGATCAAGCTGTAGCAGTACCACAGCACAGCCTGCCGCTCTTCCAGTTAGCGCCAGTGCAGCTGTTGGGGCGACTGTGCTGGGAGCCTGCTCAGACAGCTGAGCTAGCTGAAAAATACTGTCGCTCACCACTTCCCTGGGAGAGATACTACCTCTGGGGTTTTCCACTAGCTCGATGAGcccacagcagagctgtgctgaaatGCAGAAACTCCTTGGCTGGGGCTCTCTGCAGTCTCTTGTGATTTTTATTGTGctgaatgtttcattttaaaggtTTTGTCTGTATCAAGATGGAGTTTGTGTTCTCTAAGGGAAGGTGTAGATATGGGTGAATCCAAGTGTGCCAAGGCACATTTCACTTCAAGAACATGGCCGCGATACAGGTGGGGCAATTGTGGGCTGTCCAGTATGTCCGCCACTGCCGTACTGCATTGCTTCATCATCCAGTCCTTTCACCTCTCTGTCTCTTTTCACACAGGTTTGTTTCCATATCACAGAGACGATGCTGTTGAAAGGAGCTGCTTAACCCCCCACAATGCCCTTTTCTGACTTTGTCTTGGCACTGAAGGACAACCCGTACTTTGGGGCTGGGTTTGGCCTCGTAGGGGTGGGCACAGCCCTGGCGTTAGCCCGGAAGGGGGCTCAGTTTGGGCTGGTGGCTTTCAGGCGCCATTACATGATCACCTTGGAGGTGCCCAGCAAGGATAAGAGCTACCACTGGCTGCTGAGCTGGATCTCACACCACGCCAAGCACACACAGCACCTGAGTGTTGAGACGTCGTACCTGCAGCATGAAAGTGGCCGTGTCAGCACCAAGTTCGACTTTGTCCCCAGCCCTGGGAACCATTTCATCTGGTAAGGGAGggcagaggaagaaggaaaagcaatCTGGGGACTGGTCAGTGTTTTGGCAAGAAAACTCCAATCTGCGGGGCCTATGTAGGCAAGGGAGAGAATCCTGCCTCTTTCCTGTGCCCAGATTAGGACAGAAGATGAGAAGCCCATATTCACCAGAGTGAACTGATTTCTTTATCTGAGATGAATGTGCCCCTTGGTACATGATCTAAGCTGTGCCCTCTGTCTGGGcttagctgagcagtaacagatcCCTGGATGTAGCCAGTCCTGATGTGCCAAGTCAGCACTGGACATGCTGGTTCTGAGATCCCCTTGCTGAGCCTGTCCCCTGCTGTGCCTGCTTTGGGGACAAGAAGGACAGTACTGGCCCATCTGGCTGGGAAATGAAAGGCAGCAGCTGAAACTTGCACTCAGTTGAGTGGAGGGCGAGCTGTGGCTTGCAGCTGGAGGTGGGTGCAGGCAGGTATGCTCTGGCCCAGCTCCCCCCAACCTCATCTTCCTGCTCCAGGTATCGGAGGAAGTGCATTCGCATCGAGCGCAACCGGGAGAAGCAGATGATCGACCTGCACACCGGGACCCCTTGGGAATCTGTCACCTTCACCGCATTAGGCACCAACCGGGAgatcttcttcaacatcctccaGGAAGGTCTGTAGGGTAGCTCTGGTTCTGGGCCCTGCTGGGAACAGTCTGCTCCCTGGAGACACCTGGTGCTTCGCAGGAGATCCCTTTCCCCGCCAACCATCCCCTCTGCCTCTTTCTGCAGCCCgggagctggctctgcagcagcaagagGGCAGGACGATCATGTACACGGCCATGGGAGCAGAGTGGCGGCAGTTTGgcttcccccgccgccgccgccccctcagcTCTGTGGTGCTGGAGAAAGGTGTTGCGGAGAGGCTGGTCCAAGATGTGAAGGAGTTCATCGAGAACCCCAAG
It includes:
- the LOC112980381 gene encoding mitochondrial chaperone BCS1, which translates into the protein MPFSDFVLALKDNPYFGAGFGLVGVGTALALARKGAQFGLVAFRRHYMITLEVPSKDKSYHWLLSWISHHAKHTQHLSVETSYLQHESGRVSTKFDFVPSPGNHFIWYRRKCIRIERNREKQMIDLHTGTPWESVTFTALGTNREIFFNILQEARELALQQQEGRTIMYTAMGAEWRQFGFPRRRRPLSSVVLEKGVAERLVQDVKEFIENPKWYSERGIPYRRGYLLYGPPGCGKSSFITALAGELQYSICLLSLSDRSLSDDRLNHLLSVAPQQSIILLEDVDAAFVSRDLAAENSAVYQGMGRLTFSGLLNALDGVASTEARIVFMTTNYMDRLDPALVRPGRVDLKQYVGHCSRWQLACMFQRFYPEQPLASADRFAEQALAVSNQISAAQVQGHFMLYKTDPRGATENIRSILL